Proteins found in one Elephas maximus indicus isolate mEleMax1 chromosome 11, mEleMax1 primary haplotype, whole genome shotgun sequence genomic segment:
- the LOC126086244 gene encoding protein FRG2-like, translated as MNSWSPPSHLDFTNQSLLQYKVLTTPALESLPHSLKEKGSDKEEKLFEGKGKTLSSEPNESSTERQGVSPLISRKKDEKGPDAGDETQSTHHGKHSKTHSKRRKRPRAWSPGDQPPPLRRCLVTSLRALSEAIYQDVAQVQAQQAQAPLTWEELEVLAQLRGQLYTATQTFYTMATEAAYVFPAEGWLNPDPLPGSRDPAQD; from the exons ATGAACAGCTGGAGCCCACCCAGTCACTTGGACTTCACAAACCAGAGTCTGCTTCAGTACAAGGTCTTGACCACCCCTGCTCTGGAGTCACTGCCCCACTCCTTAAAAGAAAAAGGCTCAGATAAAGAGGAGAAACTGTTTGAAGGAAAAGGCAAGACACTCTCTTCTGAGCCAAATGAGAGCAGCACCGAGAGACAAG GGGTCTCTCCATTGATCTCCAGAAAGAAGGATGAAAAGGGTCCTGATGCTGGAGATGAGACCCAGAGTACCCACCATGGGAAACACTCGAAGACGCATTCCAAGCGAAGGAAGCGGCCCAGAGCCTGGTCCCCAGGAGACCAGCCGCCACCACTTCGGAGATGCCTGGTAACCTCCCTGCGGGCTCTGTCTGAGGCCATTTACCAGGATGTGGCCCAGGTTCAGGCCCAGCAGGCACAGGCCCCGCTGACCTGGGAGGAGCTCGAGGTGCTCGCCCAGCTCCGGGGGCAGCTGTACACAGCAACCCAAACCTTCTACACCATGGCCACTGAGGCGGCATATGTCTTCCCTGCTGAGGGTTGGCTCAACCCTGACCCACTGCCTGGCTCCAGGGACCCAGCCCAGGATTAG